A DNA window from Ictalurus furcatus strain D&B chromosome 22, Billie_1.0, whole genome shotgun sequence contains the following coding sequences:
- the rhbdd3 gene encoding rhomboid domain-containing protein 3: MMWPWLWFGSSRSGVCSGTALILILFVLVWLCGIHASLSLGPGGEFPGVYDLIFYAVSHEEFVSLLHDLALLLCLGPRQERKWGTLVFLVLSLVSTVLLPPIYALFLFVTGDEASRICGYSGIQLALFAAQCRQSKQRRALRCLPPWTLPWLVLLVDLFLLPSAPGLLHFYAICLGLNYSTELIKLLQRIEGLGMCSCLPAWLYVSNKYQLPTYISPTHGSLPHAESHTGRVASSSRSQLEDHTPPQPWTHTAPQWQREPLTVTEEQLLDEELLRAGILASLRDAPEGTAADKVEVQKSSVSSLRLQQLEKMGFPMEKAVVALAASPHLDGAISLLIDDQVGENAVVISKGKKAAST, from the exons ATGATGTGGCCATGGTTGTGGTTTGGATCCAGTCGATCAGGTGTGTGTAGTGGCACAGCTCTGATCCTGATCCTGTTTGTATTAGTCTGGCTTTGTGGAATTCATGCCAGTCTGAGTTTAGGGCCAGGAGGTGAATTCCCAGGTGTCTATG ATTTGATCTTCTATGCTGTGAGTCATGAGGAGTTTGTGTCTTTGCTCCACGACCTTGCCCTCTTGCTGTGTCTTGGCCCGAGGCAGGAGAGGAAATGGGGCACGCTGGTCTTCCTTGTCCTGTCTCTTGTCTCGACAGTGCTCCTTCCCCCTATTTACGCCCTCTTCCTCTTCGTGACGGGGGACGAAGCCAGTCGGATATGTGGCTACTCGGGCATCCAGCTGGCGCTGTTCGCGGCTCAGTGTCGGCAGAGCAAACAGAGACGAGCCCTGCGCTGTCTGCCTCCCTGGACCCTGCCTTGGCTCGTCTTGCTGGTCGATTTGTTCCTTCTTCCGAGCGCACCCGGACTCCTGCACTTCTACGCCATCTGCCTGGGACTTAACT ACAGCACCGAGTTAATCAAGCTCCTGCAGCGGATCGAGGGTCTCGGCATGTGCTCCTGCCTGCCGGCGTGGCTCTACGTTTCAAATAAATATCAACTACCAACCTACATCAGCCCCACACACGG GTCTCTACCTCATGCCGAGTCTCATACGGGACGTGTCGCTTCTAGCAGCAGGTCCCAGTTGGAGGATCACACACCCCCGCAACCGTGGACACACACCGCGCCCCAGTGGCAACGAGAACCTCTTACGGTGACAGAAGAGCAGCTATTGGACGAGGAGTTGCTTAGAGCAGGGATCCTGGCGTCGCTGCGGGACGCTCCTGAAGGCACGGCGGCGGATAAAGTGGAAGTCCAGAAATCCTCCGTTTCCTCACTGAG GCTGCAGCAGCTGGAGAAGATGGGCTTCCCGATGGAGAAAGCCGTGGTGGCTCTGGCCGCGTCTCCGCACCTGGACGGAGCCATTTCTCTGCTGATCGATGACCAGGTCGGTGAAAACGCCGTGGTCATCTCTAAAGGGAAGAAAGCAGCGAGCACGTGA